Proteins encoded within one genomic window of Cucumis sativus cultivar 9930 chromosome 3, Cucumber_9930_V3, whole genome shotgun sequence:
- the LOC101210780 gene encoding zinc finger protein ZAT4, translated as MEEERHKCRLCSRSFTNGRALGGHMKAHLATFSIEHQKTFKSPDLEMLSANGSISIVQDRESETESKNPTRRRSKRTRRLNTESLPSPSPEPASSISDTSPEEDVAICLVMLSMEKPSSWKDQSRTPESEKSTAAMVGRVRKSFRCGKCRKTFRSNRALFGHRKVCRKEGEEEDGEEEEKGMINGGNWKIFKCPYCCKVFGSGQALGGHKRSHIQGSIRTAIDRSSSKLEIGLDLNLPAPLEEDDYSVVSDV; from the coding sequence ATGGAGGAGGAGAGACATAAATGCAGGCTCTGCTCTCGAAGCTTCACCAATGGGAGAGCGCTAGGTGGTCACATGAAAGCCCATTTGGCCACTTTCTCCATTGAACATCAAAAAACCTTCAAATCACCAGATCTAGAAATGCTCTCTGCTAATGGCTCAATCTCCATTGTTCAAGACAGAGAGAGCGAGACCGAGTCAAAGAATCCAACTAGGAGGCGCTCTAAACGGACTCGGCGATTAAACACCGAGTCGTTGCCGTCGCCGTCGCCTGAGCCAGCTAGTTCCATTTCCGACACCTCCCCAGAGGAAGATGTCGCCATCTGTCTCGTGATGCTTTCGATGGAAAAGCCTTCTTCCTGGAAAGATCAAAGTCGGACGCCGGAATCGGAAAAATCAACTGCGGCGATGGTGGGGAGGGTGAGGAAGAGTTTCCGATGTGGGAAATGCCGGAAAACTTTCCGATCGAACAGAGCTTTGTTTGGACATAGGAAAGTTTGCAGAAAGgaaggggaagaagaagatggagaagaagaagaaaaagggatgaTTAATGGAGGTAATTGGAAGATCTTCAAATGTCCTTATTGTTGTAAAGTGTTTGGGTCTGGACAAGCTTTAGGTGGACATAAAAGATCTCATATACAGGGTTCAATAAGAACCGCCATTGATAGGAGTTCTAGCAAGCTTGAGATTGGCTTGGATCTCAATTTGCCAGCTCCACtggaagaagatgattatAGTGTAGTTTCTGATGTTTGA